TGTTTCGGCCTCAGCAACAGCCCTGAAAAGCCTTGCAACCTGAGGATATCCCTCTTCTTCTGCCTTTTTAGCAAAGGCAAGGTATGTTCTGTTTGCCTGAGATTCTCCGGCAAAGGCATCTTTGAGGTTCTTTTCTGTCTTTGACATGAAAACTCCCTCCTTCATTTAGTGTTAATAGGTTAAAATTTCATGAATAATTTTTTGAATCTCTTTCCTCATTTTTGGCAATAGAGTAATAAATAATAGATAATCTTGCAACTGTCAACGAACTTTTGCTTTTTTTTAATATTTTTTCAGATTTTTCCAAATATTTATTTCAGAAATCAATAGGAATGTTGACTGGTTCCGTGTAAAAATCCTTGAATTTGTTTGATTATGAGGTAATATTGATAAACCAAACCAAAAAATTTTCTTATAATTTATGAATTTAGATTCCATATTAAAAAAGTGTTCTATATTTAGCTTTCTTCCTGAGAGGGATTTAGATAAGGTAAAAAAGATTGTTCATGAAAAGGTCTATAAGAAGAATGAACATATCTTTCATGAAGGAGAAAAGGCGAGGGGATTTTATATCTTAAAATCAGGCAAAGTAAAGGTTTATAAGACCTCCATGGATGGAAAAGAGCAGATTCTCCATATTATTTCAGAGGGTGAATCTTTTGGTGATGCTGCTGTTTTTCATGGTGAGACCTATCCTGCCAATGCCCAAGCCATGACCGATTCTCATTTGATATTTATTGAAAAGATGGACTTCATTCGATTAATCAAAGAGTTTCCAGATATCAGTCTTAAGATAATGGCCAGTCTTTCAGCTAT
This sequence is a window from Nitrospinota bacterium. Protein-coding genes within it:
- a CDS encoding Crp/Fnr family transcriptional regulator → MNLDSILKKCSIFSFLPERDLDKVKKIVHEKVYKKNEHIFHEGEKARGFYILKSGKVKVYKTSMDGKEQILHIISEGESFGDAAVFHGETYPANAQAMTDSHLIFIEKMDFIRLIKEFPDISLKIMASLSAMLRDFTRLVEDLSLKEVSSRIAKYFLEQSKNHGKKTLEGPRFTLDLSKTQLASRLGTIPETLSRSLSKLKERDIIRVDKNDIVVLEEDALQKIAEGLKKD